One window of the Natronomonas marina genome contains the following:
- a CDS encoding 3-keto-5-aminohexanoate cleavage protein — protein sequence MGYGDYLDGEKLIVTVATTGGVHGKDANPNLPEQPEEIAADVRACEELGAAIVHVHGRDEHGENDASRLQQVDDAIRDRCDDIIIQNTTGGQGPLEERIEGIRTDPPPEMASLDLGPFKRDRHIITEHTRRSIDALALEMRDRGIKPELEVFNGGQLNEVFRLIDEGLLDPPYYVNLIFGGRAFTIPRPRNVINMVENLPAESAFNVLATGPHQVPLTTLGILLGGHVRVGLEDNLYYDDGRLAASNAELVERTVEIADRLGREIATPQEARTILGI from the coding sequence ATGGGGTACGGAGACTACCTCGACGGCGAGAAACTCATCGTCACAGTCGCCACGACGGGCGGCGTCCACGGCAAGGACGCGAACCCGAACCTGCCGGAACAGCCCGAGGAGATCGCGGCCGACGTCCGTGCCTGCGAGGAGCTCGGGGCCGCCATCGTTCACGTCCACGGCCGGGACGAACACGGCGAGAACGATGCCTCGAGGCTGCAGCAGGTCGACGACGCGATCCGCGACCGCTGTGACGACATCATCATCCAGAACACGACGGGCGGGCAGGGACCCCTCGAGGAACGGATCGAGGGGATCCGGACGGACCCGCCGCCGGAGATGGCGTCGCTCGACCTGGGGCCGTTCAAGCGGGACCGACACATCATCACGGAACACACCCGTCGGAGCATCGACGCGCTCGCACTCGAGATGCGCGACCGGGGAATCAAGCCCGAACTCGAGGTGTTCAACGGCGGGCAGCTGAACGAGGTCTTCCGGCTGATCGACGAGGGGCTGCTCGACCCGCCGTACTACGTCAACCTGATCTTCGGGGGGCGCGCGTTCACGATTCCGCGGCCGAGGAACGTGATCAACATGGTCGAGAACCTCCCGGCCGAATCGGCGTTCAACGTCCTCGCCACCGGGCCCCACCAGGTCCCGCTGACGACGCTCGGAATCCTGCTCGGCGGGCACGTTCGGGTCGGCCTGGAGGACAACCTCTACTACGACGACGGCCGGCTCGCGGCGAGCAACGCCGAACTGGTGGAGCGAACTGTCGAGATCGCCGACCGGCTCGGACGCGAGATCGCCACCCCCCAGGAGGCACGAACGATCCTCGGGATCTGA
- a CDS encoding PaaI family thioesterase has product MTDVEPHDVPEEAVAMLQEYLENEHAFLSWLGFTVEEFDAGHLVATIPFDEKLTNPTDPPTVQGGVASTLIDVVGGIALRPYLGDPIEDDIATINLNVNYLRPAAGDLTATAEVIRAGSSVGVSYVEVVSETPDGEEKPVAVGQGAYRLFSS; this is encoded by the coding sequence ATGACCGATGTCGAACCGCACGACGTCCCCGAAGAGGCCGTCGCCATGTTGCAGGAGTACCTGGAGAACGAACACGCGTTCCTCTCGTGGCTCGGGTTCACCGTCGAGGAGTTCGACGCCGGGCACCTGGTCGCCACCATCCCGTTCGACGAGAAACTGACGAACCCGACGGACCCGCCGACGGTCCAGGGCGGCGTCGCCTCGACGCTCATCGACGTGGTCGGCGGCATCGCGCTGCGGCCGTACCTCGGGGACCCCATCGAGGACGACATCGCAACGATCAACCTCAACGTCAACTACCTCCGGCCCGCCGCGGGCGACCTGACGGCGACCGCGGAGGTCATCCGCGCCGGCAGCAGCGTCGGCGTCTCCTACGTCGAGGTGGTGAGCGAGACGCCGGACGGCGAGGAGAAACCCGTCGCCGTCGGACAGGGGGCCTACCGGCTGTTCTCCTCCTGA
- a CDS encoding DUF5786 family protein: MGFGSYDESEQKDQNVDTDDDGAVNVHEKDHDGDVEFEFDETEESLIDRLEEMKGGDDED, from the coding sequence ATGGGCTTCGGGAGCTACGACGAGTCCGAGCAGAAAGACCAGAACGTCGACACGGACGACGACGGCGCCGTCAACGTCCACGAGAAGGACCACGACGGGGACGTGGAGTTCGAGTTCGACGAGACCGAGGAGTCGCTCATCGACCGCCTCGAAGAGATGAAGGGCGGCGACGACGAGGACTGA
- a CDS encoding Hvo_1808 family surface protein translates to METRPVAAVALVAVLVLAGCTAGYQPSVAAPEPADPPADPSDHLGYYDGYWHNDSFDVDAGDGLTDAETEAIVARAMARVQLIRGLRFREDVEVDLVTREEFREEYGGITVGNVSGLQRALDNAKYEALFLVGPDEDVVEVRRDNRGDNVLGFYRPGAGDIVLVSESAPATLADEYTLAHELDHALQDQQFGLGSLRGRTLDGVNARNGLVEGDAMVVQRAYERRCASGEWDCVGAGTGGAAGQNSVPPDFHFGVYYVGFFPYAEGPSFVRYHRGQGGWGAVDAMYDDPPTTSAAVVHPSTYDTDAYGNATLADRSDRSWERVTPAGGPGYATVGQAGLASMFAYTLNDEYAPNRSVVERSAFFNFEDGRLDPRRPFTYDVRYAEGWYADHLHAYERSGESAYVWNVTFRDRANATEFERGHERILEYWGGERRTLADGSVVWTFGEAGPFDGAVWVRQDGTSLTVVKAPTVGALDAVYAPAPKA, encoded by the coding sequence ATGGAGACGCGCCCCGTCGCCGCCGTCGCCCTCGTCGCCGTCCTCGTGCTCGCGGGCTGTACCGCCGGCTACCAGCCGTCCGTCGCGGCCCCGGAGCCCGCCGACCCGCCGGCGGACCCGTCGGATCACCTCGGCTACTACGACGGCTACTGGCACAACGACAGCTTCGACGTCGACGCCGGGGACGGACTCACCGACGCCGAGACGGAGGCAATCGTCGCCAGGGCGATGGCCCGCGTCCAGTTGATCCGCGGGCTGCGGTTCCGGGAGGACGTCGAGGTCGACCTCGTCACCCGCGAGGAGTTCCGCGAGGAGTACGGCGGTATCACCGTCGGGAACGTCAGCGGCCTCCAGCGGGCGCTGGACAACGCCAAGTACGAGGCGCTGTTCCTGGTCGGTCCCGACGAGGACGTCGTCGAGGTCCGGCGGGACAACCGCGGCGACAACGTCCTGGGCTTCTACCGGCCGGGGGCGGGCGACATCGTCCTCGTCAGCGAGTCGGCGCCAGCGACGCTCGCCGACGAGTACACGCTGGCGCACGAACTCGACCACGCGCTTCAGGACCAGCAGTTCGGGCTCGGCTCTCTCCGCGGGCGCACCCTCGACGGGGTCAACGCGCGCAACGGTCTCGTCGAGGGCGACGCCATGGTCGTCCAGCGGGCCTACGAGCGCCGCTGTGCATCCGGCGAGTGGGACTGCGTCGGCGCCGGCACGGGCGGCGCGGCAGGGCAAAACAGCGTTCCCCCGGACTTTCACTTCGGCGTCTACTACGTCGGCTTCTTCCCGTACGCAGAGGGGCCCTCGTTCGTCCGGTACCACCGGGGACAGGGGGGCTGGGGCGCCGTCGACGCGATGTACGACGACCCACCGACGACGAGCGCCGCGGTCGTCCACCCCTCCACGTACGACACCGACGCCTACGGCAACGCGACGCTCGCCGACCGCAGCGACCGGTCCTGGGAGCGGGTCACCCCCGCGGGCGGGCCCGGGTACGCGACCGTCGGGCAGGCGGGGCTGGCGTCGATGTTCGCCTACACGCTGAACGACGAGTACGCGCCGAACCGGTCGGTCGTCGAGCGGTCGGCGTTCTTCAACTTCGAGGACGGCCGTCTGGACCCGCGGCGGCCCTTCACCTACGACGTCCGCTACGCCGAGGGGTGGTACGCCGACCACCTCCACGCCTACGAGCGGAGCGGCGAGTCGGCCTACGTCTGGAACGTGACCTTCCGTGACCGGGCCAACGCCACCGAGTTCGAGCGGGGTCACGAGCGAATCCTCGAGTACTGGGGCGGCGAGCGGCGCACCCTCGCCGACGGGAGCGTCGTCTGGACCTTCGGGGAGGCGGGCCCGTTCGACGGCGCGGTGTGGGTCCGGCAGGACGGCACCAGCCTCACGGTGGTGAAGGCGCCGACCGTCGGGGCGCTGGACGCGGTGTACGCGCCAGCGCCGAAGGCGTAG
- a CDS encoding ABC transporter permease: MFEIAGFEARRRVRPTLYLSAAVLAFAGLVLALFPSIRESGVDFQTYIESFPPELQNAFVGGVTDFTRIEGYLAVELYQWLWMLVLGVYFAYAAASAVAGEVESGAIDLVLTHPVSRTRVVVGKYLAFVPSVLAVNAITFAGTYLGVRLLGESIDVGRLLLLHGLSSVYLLACAAIGLVASVASDGARRAQMAAIGAVFATYLVDALTLDTDYEWLGTPAPSRYFDPTEILVAGEVDWAGIAVLVAYAVALVVVSAEYFERRDI, encoded by the coding sequence ATGTTTGAAATCGCGGGCTTCGAGGCCCGGCGGCGCGTCCGGCCGACGCTGTACCTCTCGGCGGCCGTCCTCGCGTTCGCTGGACTCGTCCTCGCGCTGTTTCCCTCCATCCGGGAGTCCGGCGTCGACTTCCAGACCTACATCGAGAGCTTCCCGCCGGAGCTACAGAACGCCTTCGTCGGCGGCGTCACCGACTTCACGCGGATCGAGGGCTACCTGGCCGTCGAACTGTACCAGTGGCTCTGGATGCTCGTCCTCGGGGTCTACTTCGCCTACGCGGCCGCCTCCGCCGTCGCCGGCGAGGTCGAGTCGGGCGCCATCGACCTCGTGTTGACCCACCCCGTCTCCCGGACCCGCGTCGTCGTCGGCAAGTACCTCGCGTTCGTCCCGTCCGTCCTCGCCGTGAACGCCATCACCTTCGCCGGGACGTACCTCGGGGTCCGACTCCTCGGCGAATCCATCGACGTCGGCCGCCTCCTCCTGTTGCACGGGCTGTCGTCGGTGTACCTCCTGGCCTGTGCGGCGATCGGACTGGTGGCGTCGGTGGCGTCCGATGGCGCCCGCCGTGCACAGATGGCCGCCATCGGCGCGGTGTTCGCCACCTACCTCGTCGACGCCCTGACGCTGGACACCGACTACGAGTGGCTCGGGACGCCGGCACCCTCCCGGTACTTCGACCCGACGGAGATACTCGTCGCCGGCGAGGTCGACTGGGCCGGAATCGCCGTCCTCGTCGCCTACGCCGTCGCACTCGTCGTCGTGAGCGCGGAGTACTTCGAGCGCCGCGACATCTGA
- a CDS encoding 5' nucleotidase, NT5C type codes for MTDRPLAPDSTLLVDLDGVVAENLSRLCTYLEEAYDHDVEPADIDDWAYDVPGIDGHVGTVISELMTDHPEWYFGGMDPRPGAADALGALAEAYRVEIATHRLPDTHDISKTWLAEHGIPYDEFHESVPADKGTLAGDALLDDYHGNVADALSAGKTGLLMRRPYSDPAACEGAHVVDSWADVVDLLL; via the coding sequence ATGACCGACCGTCCGCTCGCTCCCGATTCGACGCTGCTCGTCGACCTGGACGGCGTCGTCGCCGAGAACCTCTCGCGGCTCTGTACCTACCTCGAGGAGGCCTACGACCACGATGTCGAGCCGGCCGACATCGACGACTGGGCCTACGACGTGCCCGGCATCGACGGCCACGTCGGGACGGTCATCTCCGAGCTGATGACCGACCATCCGGAGTGGTACTTCGGGGGGATGGACCCCCGACCGGGGGCGGCCGACGCTCTCGGCGCGCTCGCCGAGGCGTACCGCGTCGAGATAGCGACCCACCGGCTGCCCGACACCCACGACATATCGAAGACCTGGCTCGCCGAACACGGAATCCCCTACGACGAGTTCCACGAGTCCGTCCCCGCCGACAAGGGCACACTCGCCGGCGACGCCCTGCTCGACGACTACCACGGCAACGTCGCCGACGCGCTGTCGGCCGGCAAGACCGGACTGCTGATGCGCCGGCCCTACAGCGACCCCGCGGCCTGCGAGGGCGCCCACGTCGTCGACTCGTGGGCCGATGTCGTCGACCTGCTGCTGTGA
- a CDS encoding cysteine hydrolase family protein, whose protein sequence is MTFDPDRTAVVVVDMQNGFCHPDGSLYAPNSEAAIEPCAEAVAAAREAGAAVVFTRDVHPPEQFDDNHYYDEFDRWGEHVLEGSWDAELVEELDPREDELVVEKHTYDAFYRTELDGYLDAHGIDDLLICGTLANVCVLHTAGSAGLRDYRPVLLEDAVGCIEESHREYALEHADWLFGEVRPLADVAFAGDQ, encoded by the coding sequence ATGACGTTCGACCCGGACCGAACCGCCGTCGTCGTCGTGGACATGCAGAACGGCTTCTGTCACCCGGATGGGTCGCTGTACGCGCCGAACAGCGAGGCGGCCATCGAACCGTGTGCGGAGGCGGTCGCGGCGGCCCGCGAGGCCGGCGCCGCCGTCGTCTTCACCCGGGACGTCCACCCGCCGGAACAGTTCGACGATAACCACTACTACGACGAGTTCGACCGCTGGGGCGAACACGTCCTCGAGGGGTCCTGGGACGCCGAACTCGTCGAGGAACTGGACCCGCGCGAGGACGAACTGGTCGTCGAGAAGCACACCTACGACGCCTTCTACCGGACGGAACTGGACGGCTACCTCGACGCCCACGGCATCGACGACCTCCTCATCTGCGGGACGCTGGCGAACGTCTGCGTGCTGCACACCGCCGGCAGCGCGGGGCTCCGGGACTACCGGCCGGTCCTGCTGGAGGACGCCGTCGGCTGTATCGAGGAGTCCCACCGCGAGTACGCCCTGGAGCACGCCGACTGGCTGTTCGGCGAGGTGCGGCCGCTGGCGGACGTCGCGTTCGCCGGGGACCAGTAG
- a CDS encoding ABC transporter ATP-binding protein, with amino-acid sequence MAEPVIELDGLTKHYGDVVGVEDLSFTVREGEIFGFLGPNGAGKSTAIRTLLGLLSPTEGGGRLFGSDVTDRRALRAVKRRLGYIPDDGAFYDRLTGERLLDYFADLKGDARRAELLERFPIPADRPVKEYSRGNRQKLAVVQAFMHEPDVLVMDEPTSGLDPLLQQEFYDLLEAERARGVTVLFSSHILPEVRRVCDRVCIVRDGRLVTIESIDDLLEKSGKVARVDLAESPPTEALSFDGVGRITREDDGTYTLVVTGNYDALVDGLAEYTVRDLEIRESSLEDVFMHFYGGEAFSGEEAIERAEVADADV; translated from the coding sequence GTGGCCGAGCCAGTGATCGAACTCGACGGTCTCACCAAGCACTACGGGGACGTCGTCGGCGTCGAGGACCTCTCCTTTACCGTCCGGGAGGGCGAGATATTCGGCTTCCTCGGACCGAACGGTGCCGGCAAGAGCACCGCCATCCGCACGCTTTTGGGGCTGCTCTCGCCGACCGAAGGCGGCGGCCGGCTCTTCGGCAGCGACGTCACGGACCGCCGGGCGCTCCGGGCGGTCAAGCGGCGCCTCGGTTACATCCCCGACGACGGCGCGTTCTACGACCGACTGACCGGCGAGCGACTGCTGGACTACTTCGCCGACCTGAAGGGCGACGCGCGGCGGGCGGAGCTACTCGAACGGTTCCCGATTCCGGCCGACCGGCCCGTCAAGGAGTACTCCCGCGGGAACCGCCAGAAACTGGCCGTCGTGCAGGCGTTCATGCACGAACCCGACGTCCTCGTGATGGACGAGCCGACGAGCGGGCTCGACCCGCTGCTCCAGCAGGAGTTCTACGACCTGCTGGAAGCCGAGCGCGCCCGGGGCGTCACGGTGCTCTTCTCCTCGCACATCCTCCCGGAGGTCCGGCGGGTCTGCGACCGGGTCTGTATCGTCCGGGACGGCCGACTGGTGACCATCGAGTCCATCGACGATTTGCTCGAGAAGAGCGGCAAGGTCGCCCGCGTCGACCTCGCCGAATCGCCGCCGACCGAGGCCCTGTCGTTCGACGGCGTGGGCCGCATCACCCGCGAGGACGACGGGACCTACACCCTGGTCGTCACCGGGAACTACGACGCCCTCGTCGACGGTCTGGCCGAGTACACCGTCCGGGACCTCGAAATCCGGGAGTCCTCGCTCGAGGACGTGTTCATGCACTTCTACGGCGGCGAGGCCTTCTCGGGCGAGGAAGCCATCGAGCGGGCGGAGGTGGCCGACGCCGATGTTTGA
- a CDS encoding GNAT family N-acetyltransferase, whose amino-acid sequence METTREGVTYLVRPYEAGDAAGVVDLLSTHQFGGIDEAWFRRTYVENPYVDHVPLFVVESDDGIVGVRPFTAFRIRAGEATEVALLTRDTLIHPDHRRRGLFTAMTELALDHYETAEPAFVFSHSNHRSFPGYRKMGWSSLGQRETYSRVQNPGPLVAKSTRDTVTRVLSPVASLFSRAHLAVRDRTSASPADVTVTRHGTVPAETMASLYRRRRPETPHVVRDEAFYRWRFGSTEWQPNTTFLARRDGEPLAGIVAVEGGGNLSVASVVDVVPRTGGEDWETAIACALDHLLDEYEGTDLLRAWEPVVPVGVLEERGFLPSTRLPLSVLVDEDRRLTLGLRPLGDEATVGGQPVEAAARELWSVAH is encoded by the coding sequence GTGGAGACGACGCGCGAGGGCGTCACATACCTGGTTCGGCCCTACGAAGCGGGCGACGCCGCGGGGGTCGTCGACCTCCTCTCGACCCACCAGTTCGGGGGCATCGATGAGGCGTGGTTCCGGCGGACGTACGTCGAGAACCCCTACGTCGATCATGTGCCGCTCTTCGTGGTCGAGAGCGACGACGGGATCGTCGGGGTGCGACCCTTCACCGCCTTCCGGATACGGGCCGGCGAGGCGACCGAGGTGGCCCTGCTGACGCGGGACACACTGATACATCCCGACCACAGGCGTCGCGGGCTCTTCACCGCGATGACGGAGCTGGCGCTCGACCACTACGAGACCGCCGAACCGGCGTTCGTGTTCAGTCACTCGAATCACAGGTCGTTCCCGGGCTACCGGAAGATGGGGTGGTCGTCGCTGGGACAGCGGGAGACGTACTCCCGGGTGCAGAACCCCGGCCCGCTCGTGGCGAAGAGCACGCGCGACACCGTCACGAGGGTGCTCTCGCCGGTCGCCTCGCTTTTCTCCCGGGCGCACCTCGCGGTCCGGGACCGGACGTCGGCGTCGCCGGCGGACGTCACCGTGACCCGACACGGGACCGTGCCGGCCGAGACCATGGCCTCGCTGTACCGGCGGCGACGCCCCGAGACTCCACACGTCGTCCGCGACGAGGCGTTCTACCGCTGGCGGTTCGGGAGCACCGAGTGGCAGCCCAACACGACGTTCCTCGCCCGGCGCGACGGCGAACCGCTGGCTGGCATCGTCGCCGTCGAAGGCGGCGGGAACCTGTCCGTCGCATCGGTCGTCGACGTGGTGCCCAGGACCGGCGGCGAGGACTGGGAGACCGCCATCGCGTGTGCCCTCGATCACCTCCTCGACGAGTACGAGGGGACCGACCTGCTGCGGGCGTGGGAGCCGGTCGTTCCCGTTGGCGTCCTCGAAGAGCGGGGGTTCCTCCCGTCGACTCGGCTTCCGCTGTCGGTCCTGGTCGACGAGGACCGCCGACTGACGCTCGGTCTCCGCCCGCTCGGCGACGAGGCGACCGTGGGCGGACAGCCGGTCGAGGCGGCCGCGCGGGAACTGTGGTCGGTCGCCCACTGA
- a CDS encoding COG1361 S-layer family protein, giving the protein MPRVALALAFLLVVTVGCAPPAAAAGATQATAQPTFSAVAADPVLEPGGARSLTVQIVNEPPDPAYEAATARAVRVELRSGDAPVDVTSGPVVLGDVPNEAVRTATFELTVPRDADAGTYDLPLRVAYRYNGTSGVEREVTTRTDVEVRVPERARLAVVSAETTAAVGESGPVEVVVRNRGTTRARNATVTLGSADADLSFGAGGATTYVGSLGPDETTTVAVRGTVAPDTTVRRLAATATMTYEDADGLTRTDTATFGLTPRARRTVVVREVNSTVPVGGSGTVTLRVEHVGDEPLHAATVSLASADPDLAVGTPEAPATSYVGRWAPGRVERVTYRVGVAEGAVEKRYPLRVTVAGEDEAGRQRTPRTVLAGFDPAPEQTFDVRVAESRLRSGAPGEIVLDVTNGGPAPAEDVVVAVLVDGPNGTAVAAERPVEDLAPGATTTVPVDVSFPRGVGAGRQRVQVAVRYDSPATDARGVDRTTATAEVEPWRPAFAVEPVNATVAVDGEGRLELTTTNDLGEPVTDLTVTVAPADPLSSDDPAAFVGAVEAGGTVRTAHHLEASENAIAGTRPLSVTVAYTDADGVARTAGPYRVPVSVLDPPGTGLPIVPALAVLGVLVLAGVWWYRRRE; this is encoded by the coding sequence ATGCCGCGCGTCGCCCTCGCTCTCGCGTTCCTCCTCGTCGTGACGGTCGGCTGTGCGCCACCGGCCGCCGCCGCCGGCGCGACCCAGGCGACGGCACAGCCGACGTTCTCGGCCGTCGCCGCCGACCCCGTCCTGGAACCGGGCGGCGCGCGGTCGCTGACGGTCCAGATCGTCAACGAGCCTCCGGACCCGGCATACGAGGCGGCGACGGCTCGCGCGGTCCGCGTCGAACTCCGGTCGGGCGACGCCCCCGTCGACGTCACGTCGGGCCCGGTCGTCCTCGGCGACGTCCCGAACGAGGCGGTCCGCACGGCCACCTTCGAGTTGACAGTCCCGCGAGACGCCGACGCCGGCACGTACGACCTCCCGCTGCGGGTCGCCTACCGGTACAACGGGACGAGCGGGGTCGAACGCGAGGTGACGACCCGGACGGACGTCGAGGTGCGGGTCCCCGAACGCGCCCGTCTCGCGGTCGTCTCGGCCGAGACGACCGCGGCGGTCGGCGAGTCCGGGCCCGTCGAGGTCGTGGTCCGGAACCGCGGGACGACTCGCGCCCGGAACGCGACGGTGACGCTCGGTTCGGCCGACGCCGACCTCTCGTTCGGCGCCGGCGGCGCGACGACCTACGTCGGGAGCCTCGGTCCCGACGAGACGACGACCGTCGCCGTCCGGGGGACGGTCGCGCCCGACACCACGGTCAGGCGGCTGGCCGCCACCGCGACGATGACCTACGAGGACGCCGACGGCCTGACCCGCACCGACACCGCCACGTTCGGCCTGACGCCGCGGGCCCGCCGGACCGTCGTCGTCCGCGAAGTGAACTCCACCGTGCCCGTCGGCGGGTCCGGGACGGTCACGCTCCGCGTCGAACACGTCGGCGACGAACCGCTGCACGCCGCGACGGTCTCCCTCGCGTCGGCGGACCCCGACCTCGCCGTCGGCACGCCCGAGGCGCCGGCGACGAGCTACGTCGGCCGCTGGGCGCCCGGACGGGTCGAACGCGTCACCTACCGGGTCGGTGTCGCCGAGGGTGCCGTCGAGAAGCGCTACCCGCTCCGGGTCACCGTCGCCGGCGAGGACGAGGCCGGTCGCCAGCGGACGCCCCGGACCGTGCTGGCCGGCTTCGACCCGGCGCCCGAACAGACGTTCGACGTCCGCGTCGCCGAGAGTCGGCTCCGGTCCGGTGCGCCCGGTGAGATCGTACTCGACGTGACGAACGGCGGTCCGGCGCCCGCCGAGGACGTCGTCGTCGCCGTGCTGGTCGACGGGCCGAACGGGACGGCAGTCGCGGCCGAGCGGCCGGTCGAGGACCTCGCGCCGGGCGCGACCACGACCGTCCCAGTCGACGTCTCGTTCCCTCGCGGCGTCGGGGCTGGCCGCCAGCGCGTGCAGGTCGCGGTCCGGTACGACTCGCCCGCGACCGACGCCCGCGGCGTCGACCGGACGACGGCGACGGCCGAGGTGGAACCCTGGCGGCCCGCCTTCGCCGTCGAACCGGTCAACGCGACCGTCGCCGTCGACGGCGAGGGGCGACTCGAACTCACGACGACGAACGACCTCGGCGAACCCGTAACCGACCTGACGGTCACCGTCGCGCCGGCGGACCCGCTGTCCAGCGACGACCCGGCGGCCTTCGTCGGCGCCGTCGAGGCCGGCGGGACGGTCCGGACCGCCCACCACCTCGAGGCCTCCGAGAACGCCATCGCCGGCACCCGCCCGCTCTCGGTCACGGTCGCCTACACCGACGCCGATGGCGTCGCGCGCACGGCCGGGCCGTACCGCGTCCCCGTCTCCGTCCTCGACCCCCCTGGCACCGGACTCCCGATCGTCCCGGCACTGGCCGTGCTGGGGGTTCTCGTACTCGCGGGCGTCTGGTGGTATCGCCGCCGCGAGTGA
- a CDS encoding PqqD family peptide modification chaperone yields the protein MTAIEASTTVVARDNHVSTTVEGETILLNKEAGTYQGLSGVGPRVWELIQEPTTVGTLVETVSAEYDVESRRCERDVREFLRQLAAEQLVEIDAPSAP from the coding sequence ATGACAGCCATCGAGGCGAGCACGACCGTCGTCGCCAGGGACAACCACGTCTCTACCACCGTCGAGGGGGAGACGATACTCCTGAACAAGGAGGCGGGAACCTACCAGGGTCTCTCCGGCGTGGGGCCCCGCGTCTGGGAGCTGATCCAGGAGCCGACGACGGTGGGCACGCTCGTCGAGACCGTCTCCGCGGAGTACGACGTGGAGTCCCGCCGCTGTGAACGCGACGTCCGCGAGTTCCTCCGGCAGCTGGCCGCCGAACAGCTCGTCGAGATAGATGCTCCCTCCGCTCCGTAA
- a CDS encoding MBL fold metallo-hydrolase, with protein MNLQFLGGAREVGRSAVLVDDSLLLDFGLKTADPPQYPVAFGGHGSAAPDAVVVSHGHLDHAGAVPALLSGDARPPVHWTPPTRELALTLARDTLKLHGGTPRCPFTEEDVRRVTEVSETHGYRDPFEAAGYCVEFFDAGHVPGSAHVLVDDGDTTLLYTGDFHAGGRGQRLVAPSTARPDADVVVTESTYADVTHEPRAAVEERFVDSVRTTLWEGGTVVVPAFAIGRTQEMMLVCAAHDIDCYVDGMGVEVTRMLRRHPEYLRDGDAFARAVSNARVVDGRDGQRRRIADQSTVIITTAGMLSGGPAMTYVPEIHANPVNKLCFSGYQVEGTPGRAVLETGSAEIGDRHLRVSATVEAYDFSAHADREGLFEFLDAYRNTPILVNHGDSCEWFAGELDARGHDARAPELGETVEV; from the coding sequence GTGAACCTGCAGTTCCTCGGCGGCGCCCGCGAGGTCGGCCGCAGCGCAGTCCTCGTCGACGACTCGCTACTGTTGGACTTCGGGCTCAAGACCGCCGACCCCCCGCAGTACCCCGTCGCCTTCGGCGGCCACGGGAGTGCCGCCCCCGACGCCGTCGTCGTCAGTCACGGCCACCTCGACCACGCCGGCGCCGTGCCGGCGCTGCTGTCCGGTGACGCCCGCCCGCCCGTCCACTGGACGCCGCCGACCCGCGAACTGGCGCTGACGCTGGCCCGCGACACGCTGAAACTCCACGGCGGGACGCCGCGGTGTCCCTTCACCGAGGAGGACGTCCGCCGGGTGACCGAGGTCTCCGAGACCCACGGCTACCGCGACCCGTTCGAGGCGGCGGGCTACTGCGTCGAGTTCTTCGACGCCGGCCACGTCCCCGGTAGCGCACACGTCCTCGTCGACGATGGGGACACCACCCTCCTGTACACCGGCGACTTCCACGCCGGCGGCCGCGGACAGCGCCTGGTCGCGCCCTCGACGGCCCGCCCCGACGCCGACGTCGTCGTCACGGAGTCGACCTACGCGGACGTCACCCACGAGCCCCGCGCGGCCGTCGAGGAGCGGTTCGTCGACAGCGTCCGGACGACGCTGTGGGAGGGCGGGACCGTCGTCGTCCCCGCCTTCGCCATCGGCCGGACCCAGGAGATGATGCTCGTCTGTGCGGCCCACGACATCGACTGCTACGTCGACGGAATGGGCGTCGAGGTGACCCGGATGCTCCGCCGCCACCCGGAGTACCTTCGGGACGGCGACGCCTTCGCCCGCGCGGTCTCGAACGCCCGGGTCGTCGACGGCCGCGACGGCCAGCGCCGGCGCATCGCCGACCAGTCGACCGTCATCATCACGACCGCCGGGATGCTCTCGGGCGGCCCGGCGATGACGTACGTCCCCGAGATTCACGCCAACCCGGTCAACAAGCTCTGCTTCTCGGGCTACCAGGTCGAGGGCACCCCCGGCCGGGCGGTGCTGGAGACCGGCAGCGCCGAAATCGGCGACCGACACCTCCGCGTGAGCGCGACCGTCGAGGCCTACGACTTCTCCGCCCACGCCGACCGGGAGGGGCTGTTCGAGTTTCTCGACGCCTACCGGAACACCCCCATCCTCGTCAACCACGGCGACTCCTGTGAGTGGTTCGCCGGCGAACTCGACGCGAGGGGCCACGACGCCCGGGCGCCCGAACTGGGCGAGACGGTCGAGGTCTGA